The bacterium genome has a window encoding:
- the leuS gene encoding leucine--tRNA ligase produces MEKIYNFKKIEKKWQKKWEEEGTFKISEDSGKKKFYLLEMFPYPSGELHMGHMRNYAIGDTVARFLRMRGFNVLYTMGYDALGLPAENAAIEKKIHPSSWTNRCIEMMKKQQKKMGLSYDWERLVITAEPEYYRWNQWIFLKFYEKGLAYRKKAPINWCPQCGTVLANEQVVNGKCWRCEAFVEIKSLEQWFFKITDYVEELLEDLKKLKDWPERVRIMQENWIGKSQGTLVNFRLKGSDSLIPVFTTRPDTLYGATFMTFAPEHPRVLEFIAGTEYEKKIREFINRVVIEDRFTRTGENKEKEGMFIGRHAINPLNGNEIPIYVANFVLMEYGTGAIMAVPAHDQRDFEFAKKYHIPIKQVIVPSPEESSTGEDLQEAYEGEGIMANSAQFDGLSSPDGREKITQYLTQKGWGRKTLQYRLRDWLISRQRYWGTPIPIIYCDKCKIVPVPEKDLPVKLPMKVEFTGRGNPLAKSSDFVNCKCPKCGGAARRETDTMDTFVDSSWYFARYCSPHFKKLPFDKKKVKYWMPVDQYIGGIEHAIMHLLYARFFTKALRDIGLYSIDEPFTKLLCQGMVVKDGAKMSKSKGNVVSVDEITQKYGADTARLFILFASPPEKDLEWSDRGVQGCYRFLNRVRNLVGEIESKRKETVLKTYDQEEKKLNRITHAAIKKVTEDIESFHFNTAIAAIMELSNGIYDYLRKKGTSSHLRESVEKLILLLVPFAPHICEELWEVLGHRGSVIKKPWPRYDQEVIKKEEVLIVIEVNGKVRSKVEVPVNLEEEEIKKRAQVDERVRKYIDNKKIKQIIYVPKRLVNIVVEK; encoded by the coding sequence ATGGAGAAAATTTACAATTTCAAGAAGATTGAAAAGAAATGGCAGAAGAAATGGGAAGAGGAAGGAACTTTTAAAATCTCTGAGGACTCGGGAAAGAAAAAATTCTATCTTCTGGAGATGTTCCCTTATCCTTCTGGAGAGCTCCATATGGGACACATGCGTAATTATGCAATAGGAGACACTGTGGCTCGCTTCCTGAGGATGAGAGGGTTCAACGTCCTTTACACTATGGGTTACGATGCTTTGGGATTGCCTGCAGAGAACGCAGCAATAGAGAAAAAGATTCACCCTTCTTCCTGGACGAATAGATGTATTGAGATGATGAAAAAGCAGCAAAAGAAAATGGGATTGAGTTACGATTGGGAGAGGTTGGTAATTACCGCTGAACCAGAATATTATCGCTGGAACCAGTGGATATTTCTTAAGTTCTACGAGAAGGGTCTCGCTTACAGGAAGAAGGCACCTATCAACTGGTGCCCACAGTGCGGGACAGTCCTGGCCAATGAGCAGGTGGTAAATGGAAAATGCTGGAGGTGCGAGGCTTTTGTGGAGATTAAAAGTCTGGAGCAGTGGTTTTTTAAGATCACCGATTACGTTGAGGAACTTCTGGAAGATTTGAAAAAGCTAAAAGACTGGCCAGAGAGAGTTAGAATTATGCAGGAGAACTGGATTGGCAAAAGTCAGGGAACACTGGTCAATTTCAGATTGAAGGGTTCTGATAGTCTGATTCCAGTATTTACCACGCGGCCGGATACCCTTTACGGTGCTACTTTTATGACTTTCGCTCCCGAACATCCCAGAGTTTTAGAATTTATTGCTGGGACAGAATATGAGAAGAAAATAAGAGAATTTATTAACAGGGTAGTAATTGAAGATAGATTCACTCGCACAGGGGAGAACAAAGAAAAAGAGGGGATGTTTATCGGCAGGCACGCGATAAATCCTTTGAATGGAAATGAAATTCCCATCTACGTAGCTAATTTCGTGTTGATGGAGTACGGGACAGGAGCAATAATGGCCGTGCCAGCTCATGACCAGAGAGATTTCGAGTTCGCTAAAAAGTATCATATTCCGATAAAACAGGTAATTGTCCCTTCTCCAGAGGAATCTTCTACAGGGGAAGATTTACAAGAAGCTTACGAAGGCGAAGGAATTATGGCCAATTCAGCCCAGTTTGACGGTCTTTCTTCACCAGATGGAAGGGAAAAGATTACGCAATATCTGACCCAGAAAGGCTGGGGAAGAAAGACGCTTCAGTACAGATTGCGCGACTGGTTGATTTCCCGACAGAGGTATTGGGGCACACCTATTCCCATAATTTACTGTGATAAGTGCAAAATTGTGCCTGTGCCGGAAAAAGATTTACCAGTAAAGTTACCAATGAAAGTTGAGTTTACGGGCAGAGGGAATCCCTTGGCTAAAAGCAGTGATTTCGTAAACTGTAAATGTCCTAAATGTGGTGGTGCGGCAAGAAGAGAAACCGATACTATGGATACCTTCGTTGATTCCTCCTGGTATTTTGCCCGTTATTGTAGCCCGCATTTCAAGAAGTTACCTTTTGATAAGAAAAAAGTCAAGTACTGGATGCCGGTCGACCAATATATAGGAGGAATTGAACATGCGATTATGCATCTTTTGTATGCCCGGTTCTTTACCAAGGCCTTGAGGGATATAGGCTTGTACAGTATTGATGAGCCTTTTACAAAACTCTTATGTCAAGGAATGGTAGTTAAAGATGGAGCGAAGATGTCAAAGTCGAAGGGGAATGTAGTTAGCGTAGATGAGATAACTCAGAAATATGGCGCCGATACAGCGAGGTTATTCATTCTCTTTGCCTCACCTCCGGAAAAAGATTTAGAATGGAGTGATAGAGGGGTTCAGGGCTGCTATAGGTTCTTGAACAGAGTTCGGAATCTGGTAGGAGAAATAGAAAGTAAACGCAAGGAAACTGTTCTTAAAACTTACGACCAAGAAGAAAAAAAGCTAAACAGAATTACCCACGCAGCTATTAAGAAAGTTACTGAAGACATAGAAAGTTTTCATTTTAATACTGCTATTGCCGCCATTATGGAACTCTCCAATGGAATATATGATTACTTAAGGAAGAAAGGCACGAGCTCCCACTTACGGGAAAGCGTAGAAAAATTAATACTTTTGCTAGTTCCTTTTGCGCCACATATTTGTGAAGAATTATGGGAAGTGCTGGGACATCGGGGAAGTGTGATTAAAAAACCTTGGCCAAGATACGACCAAGAAGTAATCAAAAAAGAGGAGGTACTTATTGTCATTGAAGTGAATGGTAAAGTGAGAAGCAAAGTAGAAGTTCCGGTAAATTTAGAAGAGGAAGAGATAAAGAAAAGAGCCCAAGTAGATGAGAGAGTTAGAAAATATATCGATAATAAAAAGATTAAACAGATAATTTATGTGCCCAAGCGACTGGTGAATATTGTAGTGGAAAAATAG
- a CDS encoding TlyA family RNA methyltransferase, translating into MKIKKRKERLDKLLMEKRLASSHHRAKGLIMAGSVWVGGRKVIKVGAEFPIDIEIEVKESPLRKYVSRGGLKLEAAIKEFGLSVEGKVCLDVGASTGGFTDCLLKNGAKKVYALDVGYGQLDWKLRNDPRVVTIEKMNIRYFNGKKIKSPIDLATIDVSFISLDKVLSKVKELIRKRGEIVSLIKPQFEAVREKVLRGGVVKDRKVHQEVIDKIKLLARDLGLEVKGLTTSPIKGPAGNIEYFIYLKKKE; encoded by the coding sequence GTGAAAATAAAAAAGAGAAAAGAGAGATTAGATAAGCTTTTGATGGAAAAGCGACTGGCGTCAAGTCACCATAGAGCAAAGGGATTGATAATGGCTGGCTCTGTATGGGTGGGTGGTCGGAAAGTTATTAAAGTAGGTGCTGAGTTCCCTATTGATATAGAGATAGAAGTAAAGGAATCTCCTTTACGAAAATATGTTTCCCGGGGAGGATTGAAGCTGGAAGCAGCAATAAAGGAGTTCGGGTTGAGCGTTGAAGGAAAGGTCTGTCTTGATGTTGGCGCATCAACGGGAGGGTTTACGGATTGTCTTCTTAAGAATGGGGCGAAAAAGGTTTATGCCCTGGATGTGGGTTACGGTCAGCTTGATTGGAAATTACGGAACGATCCCAGGGTGGTCACCATCGAAAAAATGAACATAAGATACTTTAACGGAAAAAAGATTAAAAGCCCCATCGATTTGGCTACTATCGATGTCTCTTTTATTTCTCTGGATAAAGTTTTGTCGAAAGTTAAAGAGTTAATTAGAAAAAGGGGCGAGATAGTCTCCCTGATTAAGCCCCAATTTGAGGCAGTGAGAGAAAAAGTGCTCAGAGGCGGTGTGGTTAAAGACAGGAAAGTTCATCAGGAAGTTATCGATAAAATAAAGCTTTTAGCTCGAGATTTGGGATTAGAAGTAAAAGGATTGACTACTTCGCCGATTAAAGGTCCTGCTGGAAATATTGAGTATTTTATCTACTTGAAGAAAAAGGAGTAG
- a CDS encoding LptE family protein, whose product MRKFIFVIIVLGMFLLFGCAYTPVEILPKHIKTIAVPTFINRTAHYGIESKLTDAVIEEFIRDGHLSIAKKGEAGALLTGEIVTYVLQPLSYDATEVVEQYKLWVIVNLSFRDLATGEVLWEEKRESVDGNLIGGIEGDVRYYVTPRAGGTVETEEEAQERLVIELADHIVRRTVYGWGSQIEIQSQ is encoded by the coding sequence ATGAGAAAGTTTATTTTCGTTATCATTGTGTTGGGGATGTTTCTATTATTTGGTTGTGCTTATACGCCTGTGGAAATTCTGCCCAAGCATATTAAGACAATAGCTGTGCCCACATTTATCAACAGAACCGCTCACTACGGCATTGAGTCTAAACTTACCGACGCTGTAATAGAAGAATTCATTAGAGATGGCCATCTATCCATTGCCAAGAAAGGGGAGGCCGGTGCTCTGTTAACCGGAGAGATTGTTACTTACGTTTTACAACCCCTCTCTTACGATGCCACCGAGGTGGTTGAACAGTATAAGCTCTGGGTCATAGTCAATCTCTCTTTTCGGGATTTAGCTACAGGAGAGGTTCTCTGGGAAGAGAAGAGGGAGAGCGTAGATGGGAACCTTATTGGAGGGATTGAAGGAGATGTAAGGTACTATGTAACTCCCAGGGCAGGTGGAACTGTGGAAACAGAAGAGGAAGCACAGGAGCGACTGGTTATTGAGCTCGCCGATCACATTGTGCGACGCACAGTCTATGGATGGGGAAGCCAGATTGAAATCCAGAGTCAATAA